A portion of the Equus quagga isolate Etosha38 chromosome 17, UCLA_HA_Equagga_1.0, whole genome shotgun sequence genome contains these proteins:
- the TWIST2 gene encoding twist-related protein 2 — protein sequence MEEGSSSPVSPVDSLGTSEEELERQPKRFGRKRRYSKKSSEDGSPTPGKRGKKGSPSAQSFEELQSQRILANVRERQRTQSLNEAFAALRKIIPTLPSDKLSKIQTLKLAARYIDFLYQVLQSDEMDNKMTSCSYVAHERLSYAFSVWRMEGAWSMSASH from the coding sequence ATGGAGGAGGGCTCCAGCTCGCCCGTGTCCCCCGTGGACAGCCTGGGCACCAGCGAGGAGGAGCTCGAGCGGCAGCCCAAGCGCTTCGGCCGGAAGCGGCGCTACAGCAAGAAGTCCAGCGAAGATGGCAGCCCGACCCCGGGCAAGCGCGGCAAGAAGGGGAGCCCGAGCGCGCAGTCCTTCgaggagctgcagagccagcGCATCCTGGCCAACGTGCGCGAGCGCCAGCGCACCCAGTCGCTCAACGAGGCCTTCGCGGCGCTGCGCAAGATCATCCCCACGCTGCCCTCGGACAAGCTCAGCAAGATCCAGACGCTCAAGCTGGCCGCCAGGTACATAGACTTCCTCTACCAGGTCCTGCAGAGCGACGAGATGGACAATAAGATGACCAGCTGCAGCTACGTGGCCCACGAGCGCCTCAGCTACGCCTTCTCCGTGTGGCGCATGGAGGGCGCGTGGTCCATGTCCGCCTCCCACTAG